The following proteins are encoded in a genomic region of Sorangiineae bacterium MSr12523:
- a CDS encoding YciI family protein translates to MRFMAMVKGCETNRMPPPELIAAIDRLTEEGAKAGFVMIESGGLAPTAKGGVRVRLDKGQVEVIDGPFSEAKEVVGGYAIYEVPTLEEAVMWTRRFMDLHRQYWPGWNGETELRQIFGPEDFAQMMAP, encoded by the coding sequence ATGCGATTCATGGCGATGGTCAAAGGCTGCGAGACGAACCGAATGCCCCCGCCCGAGCTGATCGCAGCGATCGACCGGCTCACCGAAGAGGGCGCAAAGGCTGGCTTCGTGATGATCGAATCGGGTGGCCTTGCCCCCACCGCCAAGGGCGGCGTGCGCGTGCGGCTCGACAAAGGCCAGGTCGAGGTCATCGACGGCCCCTTCAGCGAAGCCAAAGAGGTGGTGGGCGGCTACGCGATTTACGAGGTGCCCACGCTCGAGGAAGCCGTCATGTGGACGCGGCGCTTCATGGATCTGCACCGGCAATACTGGCCCGGATGGAACGGCGAAACCGAGCTCCGGCAGATCTTCGGCCCGGAGGACTTCGCGCAAATGATGGCGCCGTAG